The genomic DNA CGAGCTCTTGCAGGAGATATTGTGCTGAGTGGTTTGCTCCATTCTGGACTGTACATTTCTGATATTCTTTGTCTACATTGTTATTGCAGAGCCGCGCACTGGATTTGATATAGCCTTCAAAATGCTCGACATTGATGGCAACGAGCATGTGGACAAAAAGGAGTTTTTGAAGGTAAGAGCTGTGATGTGTTAGGATATGCTGACAATAAAAGCAGCAGTAGATTATAACAGATCATAATGAAGTAGTAAATTTATGGGAGGACTTATTATacagaaatatttgttttaaatatctatGTGCACTTAATTTCAAACTGTCGCCACTTTTAACGCTTCCTCATGTGCTACAACTCCTGCAGTTGTAAGTATGAACCAAGGCACCACGTGAAGGTGAGGAGAGTTGTAGCTGCTCGAGTCTGTGTCTTATCTGTCGCTGCTTGAGTTTAGTGGGTTTATTTAAAGtcacctgacattttttttcttttttctttgactttttcaACCAGACAGAGAATATTTGTGTAGCGTTCAGGCTTAGAACGATGTTAGACTTGGGCTTTTGTTTTAGACTGCATGTTGGCACGTCCTTCACCTTGTTATAGTTTCATGTTGTGACTTGGTGAACAAGCCAAAGGCATTCAGTGAAAAGTAGAAGTGCATGGATTCTCATCTGCTCGGGTTTCTATCATGTGATTACATGAAAGCCACATCTCTAACTTGATAGGTGAACTGTACCATAGCTTTATATTTGTTTTGACTTGTCTTGTGACAGCTCTAAAGAGAAACCCCTTTTCAAATATGCTATATATATACacctggtttttgtttgtttgttttttgtattgtcTGTTTGATAATGTAGGATGTTGTTCACACTTGGACAACCAAACATTTTCAATACAACTAGTTATTTTGATTAACTGGTTaattaaaattgtatttatttcttctttttgttgctGAAGCTCAAGAAAATCATGGGAAAAACTAAACTGCGAGCCCCTATAGATACTACAGAGGTGAGTGTTCATTGGTTGGTGGGCTAGTTAAAAACATACAGGCTGATAACACTGGCGGAGGACCAGAAAGAATGATCTGTTTACAGCTGGTTTTTTTCATCAGTATTATGGTGTCATTTCTGTCACTTCACTTTGAATGTTAACACACATGATGTTGTTGAACACTGTCTGCATGTTACCCAGAAAACCACAGAAGAAGGAGAAGGTGTGAACACAACTCTACAGGCCTACTTCTTTGGGAGGAAAGGGGACAACAAGTTGCAGTATAAGGACTTCAGCCGGTAGGGATACCCCCTAATAATCACATATGTACTACAGAGCATATGACACTTTTTCATAATTAGCAGCTTTACAGTGTAAAGTTTCTGTCTTTTTGAAATCTCAGacattttgaatattttaatCTCACCTGTAAGGGATGTAGACACTCCCTAAATCCTTTGCATGTAGAAATACTGTTTGAACATGTCGTTAGGCAAAGGCAAGGAAAAGAACAGCAAAGCTCATATTAGGCTTGAACtgctttcttaaaaaaaaaaggagagagagagaaacttaagttctccatgtgtttcaggAGCACAAAGGAGTGTTGAGCTCATACGAGATATGAGCGAGATATTCGTCATCTTTCCATCTATGGtgaatatttctttcaaaataagacacacagctacaacacgggaaaagacccagggaaaccgagttaacgataaaaaccctgaaaaccataagtttcacacccgagcctaaACTCTCACAGCCCGGTACCAAATAACtcacggaccagtaccggtccatggcccgggggttggggactgtTGGTCTAGACcacaatactaaattttgctctacaagggcctgatatcctcTTCTCAGAAACTACATCAGGTAAAAAGATAATTctgtgtttttacattcatcaggtccccatcagcccaaatagcaaaaagaaattaaaaatgcatgccatgaaagactTCTGGACCTTTCTGGCATGTTGTCATGTTACTTCTGACTAACAGATACTTTGATATGGTTGTGAAATTACTTTATGTTAAATGACCAAAAAATCTATACTTCACACATTACAGTCACCTGTGAATTGTGATTAATTATGAGCCAGATGTGCTACTAAGCCACTGATGTTCTGATATAAATCTATGTATTTTGTGGGGTTTTCCCTGTTCACCTTTTCAGTTTCTCTTTACTTCACTGGTCCACTTTGAGTGGTCCATAACTAGAAAGGTGCTGTGACGGGCCAGCCAATCCCTAATGGAATAAGGATATAGCAATTATGATTACCTAACTTTATGTAGCTTTATTTGAGGCTGAGGATACCACATGACTTCACTGTGCTGAATTTGTCTTTACTTCATCACTCCACTGTTAGTTTTTATGGAATTGCACATTTTTATATagtagttttctttttcttttttaaactttacttTAATTTGAATATCAAAATGTTGGACTTCACTGTGTGGTCTTCACCTGTGTCTCTGGCAAACCTCAGCAGGAGAACCCTGGTGGGTCTTAAAGGATGAAATTTTGTGTAATTAGTCTCTGTTGTTCAGGTTCATGGAGGACCTACAGGCTGAAGTCCAGGAGATGGAGTTTCTGCAGTTTTCCAAAGGTATGGACACCATGCGGAGGGAAGACTTTGCAGAATGGCTGCTACACTACACCAACGCAGAAGACAATGAAGTCTACTGGGAAAACATGAGGAAGAAGATACCTGCGGGTCAGGTACAAGCGCTCTTCCTCCACTCGGTGCCGTCAGAATAGGATTTGTTGTGGTCTAAATGTCAGCtgttatgttttcttttgtagAGTATCACATTTGATGAGTTCAAAGCCTTCTGCCTGTTCACCAACAACCTGGAGGATTTTGCCTTCTCAATGAAAATGGTCACAGAAGCCAACCGTCCTGTGGGCATGGGTACGGTTTCTCTGGTTAGATCAGTCTGTAGTTTTCTTCCAATCTTCCAGGcatagatgttttttttcttctccctaCAGCCCAGTTCAAGCGAGCTGTGAAGATTGCCACAGGCCACGAACTGTCCGAGAACGTGCTGGACACCGTGTTTAAGCTTTTCGACATGGATGGAGACAACTGCCTGAGCCACAAGGAGTTCATTGGTGTGATGAATGACCGAGTACTACGGGGTCTAAAGGTACACTCCCCATCTTCTTAGACTGTGTTTTGTGTCCACAAAAACACTGACTTTTCTACTTTGTCACCATGTTTAAGTGAAGTGAGTGCCTCTCTCACCTCCATGTGTTAAATATAAAACTGTGAAAGCCTGATGTGTAGATACAGATGTAAGAGACTTATCAATGAACGTCAGTGCTCCTCTAACTGCAGTGTAGATCACACTGAAGTACACAAACACTAAGACACACTGTTAACTCGCTACGTTTAAAAGAACTACTTGCAAGTTTATTTAAAAGGGCACATGAACATATTAGACTAGACTGTTAGCTTTTGGTTGCCAAGGCCCATCCGTCTGAGGGTCTGTTCCAGTTGTTCATTTTGTTTAGGGAGTGAAGTGACGCAGACGTATCTGTGCAGCCATAATAAGAAGAAGTGTTTGAATTCTCTGAATACTAACCAAGGCGCTTCAGTGCTTACTTGCCGTCCCAGAATTTATAGCAACAAATCATCTGACCATTTCTGAAAACAATCAACTAAAACAATAGTGGCATACATCTCCAAATGTTAATTAGAAGCATAACCTGCTAAAATGTTTTGAATTTTCAGCAGCAGCCCGTTAACTCCACTGCTGAACTCTGAACGTCGCGCTGCTATAAGAAAATCTGATTCTATTGCTGTTTTAAGGATCATCATTAatcatttttttacttttactcagCTGGCCATAAATTTACTGAATAAAGCATCGTGTGAAATGGTCCTTAAGTCCATTAACTGGATCTGCTTTCAAAATATTTTGGCTTCACTGTTGTACAGACTGCCGAGGTGACGATGGAGCATTCCAGCTCTTCTGGCCAGCCTAGgtcaacttttatttttaacagacATGAGTGTGTCTTATTTAACTAAGAGTTGTATTTATTTCCCTTAAATAAACTGATTCTTATAATGAATagcactctatacaacatgtcACATTTATACAAGCACTGTCTTCTATGCTTTTAAGTGCTTACTAACTACCATTCACACACCGATGGATGCCCAAGGATATAGACtgggggagccagggatcgaaccaccaaccagtagatgacctgctctacctcctgagctacagccaccccttaATTAGCTAACCAAAGCGAGTTAAAGTAGTGGGCACACTGCTCAACGTGTTTTTACATCCTAATTGATGTGCCTGGGATTACACatactcttgttttttttttgttttttttgtttttttttttcttaatagaAACAACTGTCATCATTTGACTTTAATCATGGCAAAAATACATATTGTTTATTAGCAATAGATATTTTACATATCACTCCTAGGCTGTATGCTAATGCTTGTCTCCCAGTACGGTTGATGTGATCCGCAGTGTCTTGCCCTCAGGTGCAGCCTCAAAATGGCATCTCTGGCTACTGGAAGTGTGTGAAGCGGGAGACCCTGAAGGCAGCTCAGGAGGCCCTGGGAGACGGCGGGTGTCCCATCTGAAGCACTGATATGCACCGTGATCATGCTCACCACTTCTGTCTTTCCTTCAGTTGTATGAATGAAATGAATAACTGCATGTAAATGAATCTAGGTTTATACCACTATCTTTGTAAAAGTATGTTTACAGCTAAACACATTTTGGTTTGATATTAGTTAAAGCTCTGTGGGTTTGTTTGTGGTGTTTACAATATTACATATTATTGTTTGGTCAAGCTTTTTATATCATGTATGGCTGATCActattaaacattcacatgcACTTAGGGCTGCAGTCAGCATTTCCTGTAAAAGTGACATATTCATGAAAGTGAGAATCCTGGTTGCACTGAACAGTGTAACAGATTAGAGGATCCTGTCATGAGTACACatatttctcattttctgtGCACAGTTTGACACTAGTCAGAGTGATTTATTCTCATGGACACAAATGCAAATTTTCACCAGTCCCAAGAAGCTGGCTTGGTTTTTACATGTACGTTTTTTTGCTCCTGAGCATTAATGTGGTTACCAGAGATCAGTCGTGTGAGTCAAAAGTGGGTAATAGCATTTTACAGCTGAGTGCACACATCTCGAAATGAATATCGGGGCCTCCCACTTTCAACAGTAACAGACCAGCTTCTATTTACTTAAATTCTGGGGTAACCAGCGGGGTGTACTGTAAAGTTAATGGTTTAGCTATGTTGAGCTTAAACTCAATTTTTTTGTCACATAAATGGCTTTTCTACCTGGCTAAATCAGCATGGTGTTATGTTTGGAGTTTCCCTTTAAAATGGGTTGGAAGCCAATATTACAGCATGTTTTAAGCACAATATAGATCGTCTGctggaaaaatgttttgtttacgCAAATTGTTGTACCTTACTAAAACCACTCAATGAAGCATAAACTATGCATTCCATTGTCATGGGAATGTGCACGTATTAATTTGGAGATTcagaaaacatgtttgtttttttttatatatatatttatatacccGAGTCTAATGTGCCAAGTCTCACTTACCCTGCTGAAATTACAGCTACTAAAACACATACCAAGAATACCTGTTTAATCAAAGCAACTTCACTActttaatgttaaaatgtaGCCACTTTGAAGCTCCAGAACTCCAGctgtcacattaaaaacaaacagcaccaAAGAGCACACTTGGCAATTACAATTATTActttaaatgaaaatgttttaccgCATCTATGCACTGAATTACCAGCAGTGTTTTAGTTTACtgtcatatttttctttatagattttattatattattcttTATAGATTTTAAACAACCAATGTATTATTGGCTGATAATGTCTCTGTCACTCAGCGATCATTTTACAGGGAAGAACAATCACGATGCGTAAAACACACCTTTTCCATGTGTGTGCCGAC from Oreochromis niloticus isolate F11D_XX linkage group LG10, O_niloticus_UMD_NMBU, whole genome shotgun sequence includes the following:
- the micu2 gene encoding calcium uptake protein 2, mitochondrial isoform X1, which gives rise to MASWGKVAALLRGVLRSPRSLKTFAQYRTVGRGIVASVIGTGVVCYYRYHVNNRTLPFAVYAKEEKEDAAPQMSARKIRFIQFASVVHEEEPYMTPRDFLFSVMLEKVDRKQLIQHTTGKLQKRVLTKQDMNGMLVAASKARAGNDLFRNLGDNGLISYTEYLFLLSILTKPRTGFDIAFKMLDIDGNEHVDKKEFLKLKKIMGKTKLRAPIDTTEKTTEEGEGVNTTLQAYFFGRKGDNKLQYKDFSRFMEDLQAEVQEMEFLQFSKGMDTMRREDFAEWLLHYTNAEDNEVYWENMRKKIPAGQSITFDEFKAFCLFTNNLEDFAFSMKMVTEANRPVGMAQFKRAVKIATGHELSENVLDTVFKLFDMDGDNCLSHKEFIGVMNDRVLRGLKVQPQNGISGYWKCVKRETLKAAQEALGDGGCPI
- the micu2 gene encoding calcium uptake protein 2, mitochondrial isoform X2 — translated: MASWGKVAALLRGVLRSPRSLKTFAQYRTVGRGIVASVIGTGVVCYYRYHVNNRTLPFAVYAKEEKEDAAPQMSARKIRFIQFASVVHEEEPYMTPRDFLFSVMLEKVDRKLQKRVLTKQDMNGMLVAASKARAGNDLFRNLGDNGLISYTEYLFLLSILTKPRTGFDIAFKMLDIDGNEHVDKKEFLKLKKIMGKTKLRAPIDTTEKTTEEGEGVNTTLQAYFFGRKGDNKLQYKDFSRFMEDLQAEVQEMEFLQFSKGMDTMRREDFAEWLLHYTNAEDNEVYWENMRKKIPAGQSITFDEFKAFCLFTNNLEDFAFSMKMVTEANRPVGMAQFKRAVKIATGHELSENVLDTVFKLFDMDGDNCLSHKEFIGVMNDRVLRGLKVQPQNGISGYWKCVKRETLKAAQEALGDGGCPI